CGACAGCGCGCTGGCGTTCGACTACGCCGCCGGCGACGCCTCGGGCGACGGGCTCGTCGGCATCGCCGACCTCGCGCTGGTCCAGGCCAACTGGGGCAACGGCACACTGCCGGCCAACGTCCCCGAACCCACCTCCCTCGCCCTCCTCACCCTCGGCGGGCTCACCCTCCTCCGCCGACGGCGGTAGCAAACCCCGGCACCCTGTAACTCGCTATGAAAACCGGCCCCTGCGCCCGGGTTTTCTCATCCCCCGCCCGCCCGACCCATGCGAATGCCCCGCCGAGGCGACAGGCCCTACGCCGCCTTCAACACCGACCCATACCCCACCCGCGCCGACACCGGCTGCGCCGCACGCCCCGGCTTGAGCCGCGCATCCAGCCAGCTCGCCGTCACCCACACCATGGTGCCCGGCGGCGCGACACCCGCCGGCAACGTAAACGCCATCTCCAGCTTCGTCGTGTTCCCCGCCAGCGTGTATTCCTCCAACGTCCGCGGCGGCTCATCCGCGATCGCCCAGTACACCGCCGCACCCACCGAACCGCTCGGCCGCCTGCGCGCGCATACCCCTCACCCCGCAGCGTCACCAACACACGCCGGCTGTCCGCCTTCACCCGCACCTTCGGCCCACGCCCCTGCTCAACATTCGCCGCCGCGCCCTCCGCGCCCACCGCCTCGCCACCGGCACGCAGCAGGCCCAGCTTCAACAGGACTTCCGGTGTCACGCCCGGCTGCGCCCGCACCAGCCGCGCCAACACCCGCGTCTCCTTCACCACCGCCTTGCGCATCCGGTCCTTCACCATTACCGTCCGCACCCCGCGCGTCATCGGCTGCTGCGACGCCAGGTACGCCGCCGCGAACTCCTGCTGCAGGGCCGCGTAGTCCGCCGCCTGCTGCGCCGTCAGCCCCAGCCCGGCCGGGTCATGCTGAATCCCCTGCGCAAACACGCGCGTCCAATCCCTCAGTGCCGCATCCCGCCGGGGCAAGAAATCCGCCATGATTGAAGCTCCCAAAAAAAGGAGAGAAGAAAAGGTGGCACAGGCATCTTGCCTGTGTGTCTTGGGATTCACAGGCAAGATGCCTGTGCCACCGCCCAAACCGCCCTATCGGCCAACGTTTCCGCCCGAGTTCAACCCCCGCCCCCAAGTCCGATAGACCCGCCCCCGGATACCAAACCCCCGAACCCCGAACCCCAATCCCGGTCCCTAAGTTCCGGGGGCCCGTCCCTAAGTTCCGGGGGCCTGTCCCCGGGTCCCGACCATCCGCCCCCGGGCCCCGATCCCGCGTCCCAGGATCCCGCAAGCCCGTCCCCAAGCCCCAAAGCCCCGTCCCCGGGTTCCGGGGGCCCGTTCCCGGAGTCCGGGGGGCCGTTCCCGGGCACGGATGCGGGAATCATGCCGCTAAGAGAACCAACAGGCCCGGAAACAAGCACAGCGAACCCCCGGGAGGGGAGAACAAGCTATTCGATCATCTCGCCGCAGTGCTTACAGAACTTGCCGATCCAGTCTCGCTTGAAAGTCAGGTACTCCCCGCAGTGCGGGCAACGGCTCGCCCAACTCGCGCAGAGCATGAAGAACAGCGCAGCCACAATACACCCCCACATCAGACCAGTCGAAGTCTTGCCCAACAAAGCACCCACGCATGCACACCCCAGGAACAAAAAGACAAACCCCCTCGCCTTGTGAATCTTGTGCTTCTTCATACTGCCAAAAGTATAAGGGTGTGCGATGTGACAGCGATGAGAAAACAGCATACGCCATCACCATTACCGGGGAGTCACAGCCCGCCACCTCGACCATCCCCAAAGCACAAGAACACACACCCGACACCCCATCGCGTGGGAACCAAGCCAGTAAGAAGCGTGTGACTGCCCCGGTGCATTCCTGCCAGCATCAAGGTCAAGCCCCACCCGTTCCGGGGCATCGCCAATCCTCTGCCATCCGGCGTATTAATCTGAGTCGTTTTCTGGGGCTTCATCTAAACTCACCACTTCTTCAGCCTCTGCATTGAAATATGCCTGATTGGCTTGATCAGTTAACTCAAATGTACGCCGCCCGCTCTCACCTCTACTACGTTCTACTAGGCCCCGATCATCTAAGTTTTTTCCACGCCTACCTATTAATTGGTACGAACAATCCAACTCTCCAGCGATTTCTCCTGCAAACATTGGACGATCTTCCGAATGGAGAGCGTAGACAATGTTAAGCTCAGTTTCAGGAAGCAGAAGCGCGTCTTCCACCTGTTCGAGAATCTCTTTGTACTGCTCAGAACGATTTTTTACCTGACACGTTCCCGCAAGGCACTTAGGGCACTTCATGCCGTACAGCTTCAGCGCATCCAATTGTTCAAAAGAAAACACGTCGCCACAAGCATCGCAACTGATCTCTTGATTGCTCGCGATATAGGCTTGTATGATAGATGTATAATCAAATATCCGCTCTACATAATAAAGCCGATACTTCCGATCCCATTCAGGCCTGCCAAACGAGATTGTTGCTTTTTGGCATAGCCCATAATTCAGGCAATAAATCGACACTTTTTGCCCGTCTCGATCCTTCATTTCATAGTACTTTGTGACGAAAAAGTTAAGTTCTAACGTTGAGAAAATTCGCTCGAAATCAGCACCTATATGAAAATGGCTTGTGGGTGGTCGCCCTGAAATACCTGACATTATCCCGCTATCATACGACCTCAACTCACGAGACCTTCTCACGACTTTCTCAAGCAACTCCTTCAATCCAAACATTGACGATCGCTCTTCAAAAGATGCTTGCCAGAACTTTCGCATGGTAAAGAACGGCTCGATTTTCTCCACATAATATCGCCTAGCCGCATCTTGTACGGCTCGCACTCCAATTCTCTTTTCATAGATTACATGAGATTCATACAAGTAATACAGCATATATCCCAGAGTGCGCGGATTACCCATCGTAGCAAAGAAAATTGTCCTCCAAATGGCATCCACATTACTTTCGAAGAAATCCACTGGCTCGCAAGATGTAAAATGACTCATTCGCGCATTTGCAAGACGTTTCGTAAAGTCAATCGCTTTGGCCTCCATCGCACTAACATCTGCACCTCCATACAAATCATATGGATCCAGAAAAACCTCATCAATCTTGCCGCGATCAATTGCACCATAATAAACGCGTCCAGGATAAGCTGCGACCTTAAATTTAATCCACTCATTCGACCAGTTATTAAGTGGAGCCAGCAGAGTGTCCACAGCTATTTCCATAGTTTCTGCAGGCAATTCCGAGAAATCATCAATGAAAACAAATAACCTCCGAACACCTACGTTCCGAAGCAATGATTCGATACGCTCGATAAATTCTCGGATATTGAAGGTGCGAATTAGTATTTCCGAGTAGTTTTCATTTGTCACGGCCTCTCTACTGTCTCGCGTGACTTTATCAATATGAAAACCAGCCTTCGGTACCGAGCTAAGCTCCAAAGTAGCCCCAGCACTGGCCTCATCGTCGTGTTTTCTTGAAACAGAATCAGATTTTATGGCGCTTTTTGCACCAGTGATATTTTCAAACCTTGCTGTATTAGCGTCATTGATGATTTGATCAAGTTCACCGAACAACTCTTCAACACTACCCGAGAAACCCTCCTTGAGCTTACTTATGAAAGACGACTCGACTCTTTTCCGCATCTCAGCTTTGATCTCGCTAATTAATGCGGAAAGAAAACTACGATGGGCTTGAAGTCGCCTAATGGCGTCTGCAGATAAGCAGCCGTCATCTTGTTTTGCCTGTGTCAAAATTGCTGGATCGGCTAGCGATGACTCGTATAGAGTTTTGATGTCGACATATGCAGAAATGTTATCTGATCGTTTTCGCAACTCATGCTGGCACCTCTGAAAAACCGTTGATTTACCGGTCCCTTTCCGACCAATGAGGAAGGTAGTGCTCGGTTTTAGCAGCGTTTGAAAAACATGCTCCCTTGGTAAAGGGTCGACGTAAAGAGGTTCGATCAAAGGCTTTCCGTCATCATCATTAGTGAGTTCCGCACGTCGATACAGTTTCAGAGACTGTGCCGCATCACGGAAGCCATTAAGTTTGTCTTCAAGCCCTTGCGTTTCTCTTGCCAAAATAAATCTCGCTTCCTTTGTTTCAGGATCAAGTGCTTATCTCTTTGCCCGGATGAAAATCACCGTGTGAAAACTGCCACCGTTGAGGTAGTGTTCGACTTTGACGGGGGTGTCGATGCGGCGGGTCATCGCGATCGGTGGTTGGGCCAACATCGGCATCTGAGACATCTCCGGAAAGTGTCAGTCCCGATTGTACACCACCGGCATCCGCCCTTCCCACTCCGCGAAGCGGGGGTGGTCGGTGAGCAGGTCGGCCATGAAGTGGGCGGTGTTGATGCGGCTGGTCTTGCCCGAGTTGAAGATCGCGCTGCGGGTCAGTGGGGGTTGTGCGGGATGGCGGGGGCTTCGTGTTCGGTGGGATTGTTGAGCCACTCGGCCAGCTCCCCCGGCGTGTCGGTGTTGATGAGTTGGAGGCCGGCGGTGTGGAGTTGGTGCCAGGTGTTGGGGTGGTCGGGGGTGGCCCAGATGCGGGCGAGGCGGCCGTGGGTGGTGGCGTGGTGGGACAGGGCGTGGAGGGTGGTGTGGATCGTGTGTTCGGGGTCGTCGGTGGGCTGGGCGAGGTCGAGGAGGGTCTGGGCGGACATGGAGACCATGGGCATGAGGTGGGCGGGGGCGTTTGAGTCGGCGTCGCTGGGCCAGCGGCCGTCGTAGCCGCAGTAGCGTGCGGGGGCGTGGGTGATGGCGGCGATCGGGCGGTCGCCGGAGACGACGACGAGGACGGGGCCGGGGGTGAGGGTGGGCGGCCCAGCCGGGGGGTTGGGGTTTGGCGCATTTTTCAGATGAATGTGGCGGCTGCCTTGGCTCCCCCTCCTTGCTCGGAGGGAGGGGGCTAGGGGGAGGGTCGGGTGCTGCGGTTTGCGTGTGATGGTGCTGTGGGTTGGACTGGCGACCCCCACCCCAGCCCTCCCCCTGGAAGGGAGAGGGAGCCGGAAGTCGCCGGCACACTGACCTGCAAGATGCTCTGGGTGCTGGACGTGTCGGGCGAGGCCGGGGTACTGGGCGAGGAGGGTTTCGAGGGCGAGCCAGGCGTTGAGCCCATCGTCTTTGAGGTCGACCATGAGGACGAGGGGGACGCCCGAGTCGCGGACGGCCCCGCCGAAGAGGTGGTCGGGCTGGGCGCCGCCGCGCTCTTGGAAGCGCTGCCAGAGGGGGTCGAGGTAGAGGGCTTGGAGGGTGCGGTCGGGGGTGATGTCTTCTTGGTCGTGTGCGACGTAGAGGGTGGCGTCCACGAGGAAGACGTCGGCCTCGATGGAGAGCATGCCGGCGTCGAGGGCGGCGTGGAGCGGGTCGGGGCTGACGTAGTCGTTGTGGGCGTGTCCCATGGGCGCGGCGAGGCGGAGTTGGCCGTCGGGGGACGCGGTGACGGGGAGTTGCTGCGCCGGCGGGCCGGGGGTGGCGGCGCAGCCGACGGCGAGTGCGTACAGGGCGAGGGGCAGGCAGGTCCAGCGGCGCAGAGGGTGCATGGGGTTTGGCTCGTGGGGGTTGCGGGGGCGTGTCAGGGTTTGTTGTAGAGCACGGGCATGCGGCCGGCCCACTGGGCGGAGGTGTCTGGGTCGGTGAGGAGGTCGGCGATGAAGTGGGCGACGTTGATGCGGTGGGTCTTGCCGGGGTTGAAGATCGCGCTGCGGGTGGGTGCGGGGTGGGTGTCGTAGGGGGTGACGGCGTCGTGGTCGGTCAGGGTGTCGGGTCGGACGACGGCCCAGCGGACCGGGCCGTCGGGGTCGACGCGGGTGCGGAGGTGCTCGGCGGCGTGTTCGTTGTCGGCGTGGGGCGGGACGAGGAGGCGGAGCAGCGCGAGCACGGCA
The sequence above is a segment of the Phycisphaeraceae bacterium D3-23 genome. Coding sequences within it:
- a CDS encoding MarR family winged helix-turn-helix transcriptional regulator; its protein translation is MARETQGLEDKLNGFRDAAQSLKLYRRAELTNDDDGKPLIEPLYVDPLPREHVFQTLLKPSTTFLIGRKGTGKSTVFQRCQHELRKRSDNISAYVDIKTLYESSLADPAILTQAKQDDGCLSADAIRRLQAHRSFLSALISEIKAEMRKRVESSFISKLKEGFSGSVEELFGELDQIINDANTARFENITGAKSAIKSDSVSRKHDDEASAGATLELSSVPKAGFHIDKVTRDSREAVTNENYSEILIRTFNIREFIERIESLLRNVGVRRLFVFIDDFSELPAETMEIAVDTLLAPLNNWSNEWIKFKVAAYPGRVYYGAIDRGKIDEVFLDPYDLYGGADVSAMEAKAIDFTKRLANARMSHFTSCEPVDFFESNVDAIWRTIFFATMGNPRTLGYMLYYLYESHVIYEKRIGVRAVQDAARRYYVEKIEPFFTMRKFWQASFEERSSMFGLKELLEKVVRRSRELRSYDSGIMSGISGRPPTSHFHIGADFERIFSTLELNFFVTKYYEMKDRDGQKVSIYCLNYGLCQKATISFGRPEWDRKYRLYYVERIFDYTSIIQAYIASNQEISCDACGDVFSFEQLDALKLYGMKCPKCLAGTCQVKNRSEQYKEILEQVEDALLLPETELNIVYALHSEDRPMFAGEIAGELDCSYQLIGRRGKNLDDRGLVERSRGESGRRTFELTDQANQAYFNAEAEEVVSLDEAPENDSD